One genomic segment of Pseudorasbora parva isolate DD20220531a chromosome 6, ASM2467924v1, whole genome shotgun sequence includes these proteins:
- the uts2a gene encoding urotensin 2, alpha, which yields MICNLLLSCSILLLSCSHLLAHPVTDTADMTYSGPDSVEEAGVISPDDFSVSDLNDLLQRAAVIGYSPLLSRESTKMSGQIPKDTLREFLLEKPHRLIPPSGLWGSRRQFRKRGGSSDCFWKYCV from the exons ATGATCTGTAACCTGCTTCTGTCCTGCTCCATCCTCCTGCTGTCCTGCAGTCATCTGCTAGCACATCCTGTTACAGACACAGCCGACATGACTTACAGCGGCCCTG ATTCAGTGGAAGAGGCCGGCGTCATCAGTCCAGATGATTTCTCTGTCTCTGATCTCAATGATCTCCTGCAGAGGGCGGCAGTCATAGGATATTCCCCGCTGCTCAGCAGAGAGA GTACTAAAATGTCTGGGCAGATTCCTAAAGATACTCTTAGAGAG TTTCTTTTAGAAAAACCGCATCGCCTCATCCCTCCCAGCGGTCTGTGGGGCAGCAGGAGACAGTTCAGGAAGAGAGGCGGCAGTTCAGACTGCTTCTGGAAATACTGTGTTTGA
- the ccdc187 gene encoding coiled-coil domain-containing protein 187 isoform X3, whose amino-acid sequence MAELEVDQSKLPRVQEVCQCFAVLEDGALAHNLQEQEIEQFYNSNVQRSQLVQRDIRVAKRLQDEEQKTAQMLQQQATHQLEEQDSEYARMIQEEIQRRAEEALRREVEDEEIAKRIQEEEELCERYRSSYQNKDGRGSAFTSGMAALDLGELEQVLLDEELARRLQEEEERLAEETPQGSSPPRRDCPVGDFRAAQVAQDEEIARFMQKQEIKAKRRSREVEPAGPGLEYMESDRRAACDRQRRRLDSEGLQSPVNDFTNSHNSMTMQAQAIRNIAEELDPTFQRKDAAEAGQMNDLTLNQTLQVDLHNPLEEATFVPPTKRQNDKTGRVKPKEKKENAKQKDNCKQQ is encoded by the exons ATGGCAGAGCTGGAGGTGGATCAGTCCAAACTGCCCAGAGTCCAGGAGG TGTGCCAGTGTTTTGCTGTACTGGAAGATGGAGCTCTAGCTCATAACTTGCAGGAGCAGGAAA TTGAGCAGTTTTACAACTCAAATGTGCAGAGGAGTCAGCTGGTACAGAGGGACATCAGAGTAGCCAAGAGACTCCAGGATGAGGAGCAGAAGACTGCTCAGATGCTTCAGCAACAGGCCACTCATCAGCT gGAGGAACAGGACTCAGAATACGCACGCATGATTCAGGAGGAGATCCAGCGGCGTGCGGAGGAGGCTCTGAGGAGGGAGGTGGAGGACGAG gaAATTGCAAAAAGGATACAGGAAGAGGAAGAGCTTTGTGAGAGATACCGGAGCAGTTACCAAAATAAAGATGGAAGAG GATCTGCTTTTACCAGTGGAATGGCGGCTCTTGACTTAGGAGAGCTGGAGCAAGTGCTGCTGGATGAGGAGCTGGCCCGCAGGCTTCAGGAAGAGGAGGAGAGATTGGCCGAAGAG ACTCCACAAGGTTCCTCTCCTCCTAGAAGGGACTGTCCTGTTGGAGATTTCAGAGCGGCACAGGTTGCTCAAGATGAG GAAATTGCACGTTTCATGCAGAAACAAGAGATAAAGGCTAAACGGAGATCTCGTGAGGTGGAACCTGCTGGACCTGGGCTGGAATACATGGAGAGTGACAGGAGAGCAGCATGTGACAGACAG AGGCGGAGACTGGATTCCGAAGGTCTTCAATCCCCAGTTAATGACTTCACCAATAGTCACAACTCCATGACAAT GCAAGCGCAAGCAATCAGGAATATTGCAGAAGAGCTGGACCCCACCTTTCAAAGGAAGGATGCAGCTGAAGCAGGACAAATGAATG ATCTCACTCTAAATCAAACTTTACAAGTAGACCTGCACAATCCCTTGGAAGAAGCTACTTTTGTGCCACCCACGAAACGGCAGAATGACAAAACAGGCCGAGTAAAGCCCAAGGAGAAAAAGGAAAATGCAAAACAGAAAGACAACTGCAAGCAGCAGTGA
- the ccdc187 gene encoding coiled-coil domain-containing protein 187 isoform X1: MAELEVDQSKLPRVQEVCQCFAVLEDGALAHNLQEQEIEQFYNSNVQRSQLVQRDIRVAKRLQDEEQKTAQMLQQQATHQLEEQDSEYARMIQEEIQRRAEEALRREVEDEEIAKRIQEEEELCERYRSSYQNKDGRESKSIPACPYSPRPVHAPHNRPPNTRWQLSSSPTYSDSEEDLIEYSRPTVIRQHSKPTVGQRKLVRPSRTPLEQDDRSMTSQSSSSRSSQLSGGWGDVIKLIKNDMSEQGYLSHSSEEDLFEPVYKLEKILRQKQQVSGKGLSRHSSVREDFSRTWQGDSCGRRESFRERHVHFPDERRFNSCRTNENGYGDTRERVQCSTGILRDDHMHNRETQGFQTRAQGFQRNISMRRSYHGNVRRTVESEGSRTRSVDDSNLARARLSNHAPSPQPRAPHLMEVKVEDRLRDTGRWEMERVRNTRQRAQSLSEEERRIARDQRHGERRVRRSQSERWQTFEEERASAEEEMERESRREERRMQRLQSCSGRSSGAGSAFTSGMAALDLGELEQVLLDEELARRLQEEEERLAEETPQGSSPPRRDCPVGDFRAAQVAQDEEIARFMQKQEIKAKRRSREVEPAGPGLEYMESDRRAACDRQRRRLDSEGLQSPVNDFTNSHNSMTMQAQAIRNIAEELDPTFQRKDAAEAGQMNDLTLNQTLQVDLHNPLEEATFVPPTKRQNDKTGRVKPKEKKENAKQKDNCKQQ, translated from the exons ATGGCAGAGCTGGAGGTGGATCAGTCCAAACTGCCCAGAGTCCAGGAGG TGTGCCAGTGTTTTGCTGTACTGGAAGATGGAGCTCTAGCTCATAACTTGCAGGAGCAGGAAA TTGAGCAGTTTTACAACTCAAATGTGCAGAGGAGTCAGCTGGTACAGAGGGACATCAGAGTAGCCAAGAGACTCCAGGATGAGGAGCAGAAGACTGCTCAGATGCTTCAGCAACAGGCCACTCATCAGCT gGAGGAACAGGACTCAGAATACGCACGCATGATTCAGGAGGAGATCCAGCGGCGTGCGGAGGAGGCTCTGAGGAGGGAGGTGGAGGACGAG gaAATTGCAAAAAGGATACAGGAAGAGGAAGAGCTTTGTGAGAGATACCGGAGCAGTTACCAAAATAAAGATGGAAGAG AGTCCAAAAGCATACCTGCTTGTCCATACTCACCCCGGCCTGTTCATGCTCCTCACAACCGGCCTCCAAATACAAGATGGCAGCTCTCCTCCTCGCCCACCTACTCAGACTCTGAGGAGGACCTGATTGAGTACAGTAGGCCTACAGTCATACGGCAGCACAGCAAACCCACTGTAGGGCAGAGGAAGCTGGTCAGACCTTCCAGAACTCCTTTAGAGCAGGATGACAGGAGCATGACCAGCcagagcagcagcagcagatcTTCACAACTGTCAGGTGGATGGGGTGATGTCATTAAGCTCATCAAGAACGATATGAGTGAGCAAGGCTACCTTAGCCACAGCTCTGAGGAGGATCTCTTTGAACCTGTCTATAAACTTGAGAAAATATTGCGACAGAAGCAGCAGGTCTCTGGAAAGGGGCTGAGTCGCCACAGCAGTGTGAGAGAGGATTTTAGCAGAACGTGGCAGGGAGACAGTTGCGGTCGTAGGGAGAGTTTTAGGGAAAGACATGTTCATTTCCCAGATGAACGGAGGTTCAACAGTTGTAGGACCAATGAAAATGGTTACGGTGACACTAGGGAAAGAGTTCAATGTTCAACAGGGATATTAAGGGATGATCACATGCACAACAGAGAAACTCAAGGTTTCCAGACTCGAGCACAGGGGTTTCAACGGAACATTTCAATGCGACGTAGCTACCATGGTAATGTCAGGCGGACAGTGGAGAGTGAGGGAAGCAGAACGCGCAGTGTAGATGATTCAAACTTGGCTAGAGCAAGACTCTCGAATCATGCCCCCTCCCCGCAGCCTAGAGCACCACACTTGATGGAGGTAAAAGTGGAGGATCGTTTGAGAGATACAGGGAGGTGGGAGATGGAGAGAGTCAGAAACACACGGCAGAGAGCTCAATCATTATCTGAGGAAGAAAGGAGGATAGCCAGGGACCAAAGGCATGGAGAGCGTAGAGTGAGGCGAAGTCAAAGTGAGCGCTGGCAGACCTTTGAGGAAGAAAGAGCGAGTGCAGAGGAGGAGATGGAGAGGGAAAGCAGGAGGGAGGAGAGACGAATGCAGAGACTCCAGTCTTGCAGTGGGCGCTCTTCTGGAGCAG GATCTGCTTTTACCAGTGGAATGGCGGCTCTTGACTTAGGAGAGCTGGAGCAAGTGCTGCTGGATGAGGAGCTGGCCCGCAGGCTTCAGGAAGAGGAGGAGAGATTGGCCGAAGAG ACTCCACAAGGTTCCTCTCCTCCTAGAAGGGACTGTCCTGTTGGAGATTTCAGAGCGGCACAGGTTGCTCAAGATGAG GAAATTGCACGTTTCATGCAGAAACAAGAGATAAAGGCTAAACGGAGATCTCGTGAGGTGGAACCTGCTGGACCTGGGCTGGAATACATGGAGAGTGACAGGAGAGCAGCATGTGACAGACAG AGGCGGAGACTGGATTCCGAAGGTCTTCAATCCCCAGTTAATGACTTCACCAATAGTCACAACTCCATGACAAT GCAAGCGCAAGCAATCAGGAATATTGCAGAAGAGCTGGACCCCACCTTTCAAAGGAAGGATGCAGCTGAAGCAGGACAAATGAATG ATCTCACTCTAAATCAAACTTTACAAGTAGACCTGCACAATCCCTTGGAAGAAGCTACTTTTGTGCCACCCACGAAACGGCAGAATGACAAAACAGGCCGAGTAAAGCCCAAGGAGAAAAAGGAAAATGCAAAACAGAAAGACAACTGCAAGCAGCAGTGA
- the ccdc187 gene encoding coiled-coil domain-containing protein 187 isoform X2 produces the protein MLQQQATHQLEEQDSEYARMIQEEIQRRAEEALRREVEDEEIAKRIQEEEELCERYRSSYQNKDGRESKSIPACPYSPRPVHAPHNRPPNTRWQLSSSPTYSDSEEDLIEYSRPTVIRQHSKPTVGQRKLVRPSRTPLEQDDRSMTSQSSSSRSSQLSGGWGDVIKLIKNDMSEQGYLSHSSEEDLFEPVYKLEKILRQKQQVSGKGLSRHSSVREDFSRTWQGDSCGRRESFRERHVHFPDERRFNSCRTNENGYGDTRERVQCSTGILRDDHMHNRETQGFQTRAQGFQRNISMRRSYHGNVRRTVESEGSRTRSVDDSNLARARLSNHAPSPQPRAPHLMEVKVEDRLRDTGRWEMERVRNTRQRAQSLSEEERRIARDQRHGERRVRRSQSERWQTFEEERASAEEEMERESRREERRMQRLQSCSGRSSGAGSAFTSGMAALDLGELEQVLLDEELARRLQEEEERLAEETPQGSSPPRRDCPVGDFRAAQVAQDEEIARFMQKQEIKAKRRSREVEPAGPGLEYMESDRRAACDRQRRRLDSEGLQSPVNDFTNSHNSMTMQAQAIRNIAEELDPTFQRKDAAEAGQMNDLTLNQTLQVDLHNPLEEATFVPPTKRQNDKTGRVKPKEKKENAKQKDNCKQQ, from the exons ATGCTTCAGCAACAGGCCACTCATCAGCT gGAGGAACAGGACTCAGAATACGCACGCATGATTCAGGAGGAGATCCAGCGGCGTGCGGAGGAGGCTCTGAGGAGGGAGGTGGAGGACGAG gaAATTGCAAAAAGGATACAGGAAGAGGAAGAGCTTTGTGAGAGATACCGGAGCAGTTACCAAAATAAAGATGGAAGAG AGTCCAAAAGCATACCTGCTTGTCCATACTCACCCCGGCCTGTTCATGCTCCTCACAACCGGCCTCCAAATACAAGATGGCAGCTCTCCTCCTCGCCCACCTACTCAGACTCTGAGGAGGACCTGATTGAGTACAGTAGGCCTACAGTCATACGGCAGCACAGCAAACCCACTGTAGGGCAGAGGAAGCTGGTCAGACCTTCCAGAACTCCTTTAGAGCAGGATGACAGGAGCATGACCAGCcagagcagcagcagcagatcTTCACAACTGTCAGGTGGATGGGGTGATGTCATTAAGCTCATCAAGAACGATATGAGTGAGCAAGGCTACCTTAGCCACAGCTCTGAGGAGGATCTCTTTGAACCTGTCTATAAACTTGAGAAAATATTGCGACAGAAGCAGCAGGTCTCTGGAAAGGGGCTGAGTCGCCACAGCAGTGTGAGAGAGGATTTTAGCAGAACGTGGCAGGGAGACAGTTGCGGTCGTAGGGAGAGTTTTAGGGAAAGACATGTTCATTTCCCAGATGAACGGAGGTTCAACAGTTGTAGGACCAATGAAAATGGTTACGGTGACACTAGGGAAAGAGTTCAATGTTCAACAGGGATATTAAGGGATGATCACATGCACAACAGAGAAACTCAAGGTTTCCAGACTCGAGCACAGGGGTTTCAACGGAACATTTCAATGCGACGTAGCTACCATGGTAATGTCAGGCGGACAGTGGAGAGTGAGGGAAGCAGAACGCGCAGTGTAGATGATTCAAACTTGGCTAGAGCAAGACTCTCGAATCATGCCCCCTCCCCGCAGCCTAGAGCACCACACTTGATGGAGGTAAAAGTGGAGGATCGTTTGAGAGATACAGGGAGGTGGGAGATGGAGAGAGTCAGAAACACACGGCAGAGAGCTCAATCATTATCTGAGGAAGAAAGGAGGATAGCCAGGGACCAAAGGCATGGAGAGCGTAGAGTGAGGCGAAGTCAAAGTGAGCGCTGGCAGACCTTTGAGGAAGAAAGAGCGAGTGCAGAGGAGGAGATGGAGAGGGAAAGCAGGAGGGAGGAGAGACGAATGCAGAGACTCCAGTCTTGCAGTGGGCGCTCTTCTGGAGCAG GATCTGCTTTTACCAGTGGAATGGCGGCTCTTGACTTAGGAGAGCTGGAGCAAGTGCTGCTGGATGAGGAGCTGGCCCGCAGGCTTCAGGAAGAGGAGGAGAGATTGGCCGAAGAG ACTCCACAAGGTTCCTCTCCTCCTAGAAGGGACTGTCCTGTTGGAGATTTCAGAGCGGCACAGGTTGCTCAAGATGAG GAAATTGCACGTTTCATGCAGAAACAAGAGATAAAGGCTAAACGGAGATCTCGTGAGGTGGAACCTGCTGGACCTGGGCTGGAATACATGGAGAGTGACAGGAGAGCAGCATGTGACAGACAG AGGCGGAGACTGGATTCCGAAGGTCTTCAATCCCCAGTTAATGACTTCACCAATAGTCACAACTCCATGACAAT GCAAGCGCAAGCAATCAGGAATATTGCAGAAGAGCTGGACCCCACCTTTCAAAGGAAGGATGCAGCTGAAGCAGGACAAATGAATG ATCTCACTCTAAATCAAACTTTACAAGTAGACCTGCACAATCCCTTGGAAGAAGCTACTTTTGTGCCACCCACGAAACGGCAGAATGACAAAACAGGCCGAGTAAAGCCCAAGGAGAAAAAGGAAAATGCAAAACAGAAAGACAACTGCAAGCAGCAGTGA